In one window of Nevskiales bacterium DNA:
- the leuC gene encoding 3-isopropylmalate dehydratase large subunit, which yields MNARTLYDKIWDDHVVRVDESGTALLYIDRHLVHEVTSPQAFDGLRMAGRKPWRVSANLAVADHNVPTTPDRTQGIADPISRAQVEALDANAAEFGITEFRMNDIRQGIVHVIGPEQGATLPGMTIVCGDSHTSTHGAFGALAFGIGTSEVEHVLATQCLLQKKSKSMLISVDGQVAPGITAKDIVLAIIGKIGTAGGTGHTIEFGGEAIRALSMEGRMTVCNMSIEAGARAGMVAVDDVTIEYVKGRPFAPKGADWDKAVAYWRTLHSDAGAHYDKVVRLNAADIRPQVTWGTSPEMVVPVDAHVPDPADVSDPVRRESMARALQYMGLEPGTPIEQIRVDKVFIGSCTNSRIEDLRAAAQLVKGKRVASNVKLALVVPGSGLVKRQAEAEGLDRVFKAAGFEWREPGCSMCLAMNADRLEPGERCASTSNRNFEGRQGQGGRTHLVSPAMAAAAAVAGHFVDIRKI from the coding sequence ATGAACGCCAGAACGCTGTACGACAAGATCTGGGACGACCATGTGGTCCGCGTGGATGAGAGCGGCACGGCGCTGCTGTACATCGATCGCCACCTGGTGCACGAGGTGACCAGCCCGCAGGCTTTCGATGGCCTGCGCATGGCCGGCCGCAAGCCGTGGAGGGTCTCGGCCAACCTGGCGGTGGCCGACCACAACGTGCCCACCACCCCGGACCGTACGCAAGGCATTGCCGATCCGATCTCGCGCGCCCAGGTCGAGGCGCTGGATGCCAATGCCGCGGAATTCGGCATCACCGAATTCCGGATGAACGACATCCGCCAGGGCATCGTGCACGTGATTGGTCCGGAGCAGGGCGCGACCCTGCCGGGCATGACCATCGTCTGTGGCGATTCGCATACTTCCACGCACGGCGCCTTCGGCGCGCTGGCCTTCGGCATCGGCACCTCCGAGGTCGAGCACGTGCTGGCAACGCAGTGCCTGCTGCAGAAGAAGTCGAAGTCCATGCTGATCAGCGTGGACGGGCAGGTGGCGCCGGGCATCACCGCCAAGGACATCGTACTGGCGATCATTGGAAAGATCGGCACCGCCGGTGGCACCGGCCATACGATCGAGTTCGGCGGCGAGGCGATCCGTGCGCTGTCCATGGAAGGCCGCATGACGGTCTGCAACATGAGCATCGAGGCCGGCGCGCGCGCCGGCATGGTGGCGGTGGACGACGTCACGATCGAATACGTGAAGGGGCGGCCCTTCGCGCCGAAGGGCGCGGACTGGGACAAGGCCGTGGCCTACTGGCGCACGCTCCATTCCGATGCAGGCGCGCACTACGACAAGGTGGTGCGCCTGAATGCCGCCGACATCCGCCCGCAAGTGACCTGGGGCACCTCGCCGGAAATGGTGGTGCCGGTGGACGCGCACGTGCCCGATCCTGCCGACGTGAGCGATCCGGTCAGGCGCGAGAGCATGGCGCGCGCCTTGCAGTACATGGGTCTGGAGCCGGGCACGCCGATCGAACAGATCCGCGTGGACAAGGTGTTCATCGGTTCGTGTACCAACTCGCGCATCGAGGACCTGCGCGCGGCCGCGCAACTGGTGAAGGGCAAGCGTGTCGCATCGAACGTCAAATTGGCGCTGGTGGTGCCGGGCTCGGGCCTGGTCAAGCGACAGGCCGAGGCCGAAGGCCTGGATCGCGTCTTCAAGGCCGCGGGCTTCGAATGGCGCGAGCCGGGCTGCTCGATGTGTCTGGCGATGAACGCCGACCGCCTGGAACCGGGCGAGCGCTGCGCCTCGACCAGCAACCGCAACTTCGAGGGCCGGCAGGGGCAGGGCGGGCGCACCCATCTGGTCAGCCCCGCCATGGCCGCGGCCGCCGCGGTGGCGGGACATTTCGTGGACATCCGGAAGATATAA
- a CDS encoding MFS transporter: protein MSAPLPYARLSGFYFFYYAAIGAFLPYWGLYLQWRGYTPLDIGIASGAYSGVRIIAPLAWGWLADHWQVRLPMIRIAALLAPLTFAVPLEGGQLAWLVVQMLLLSFCLNAVLPQLEVLTLNHLYRREGDYGVIRLWGSVGFVLAVLVLGPVLDQTGLKPVPWLIAGLLLAMGLLSLSVPDARAQEEPTGSAEGLLRVIRRPEVIALLVACFLSQLSFAPYYSFFSLYLEQHGYSKTSIGLLWSLGVIAEVGVFVYMARLLGRFGARSLMLWALGLTALRWALQVIFVDQLAMLLLIQCLHLASFGVYHAVSVHLIHQMFRGRLQGRGQAFYSAVSFGAGGALGALLSGHLWETLSPDSVYWMAAVSAALGWWVAWRWLKLETPARNAA from the coding sequence ATGTCGGCACCTCTGCCCTACGCCCGCCTGTCGGGCTTTTATTTTTTCTACTACGCCGCCATCGGCGCCTTCCTGCCGTACTGGGGCCTGTACCTGCAGTGGCGCGGCTACACGCCGCTGGACATCGGCATCGCCTCTGGCGCCTATTCCGGCGTGCGCATCATCGCGCCGCTGGCCTGGGGCTGGCTGGCCGATCACTGGCAGGTGCGGCTGCCGATGATCCGTATCGCCGCGCTGCTGGCGCCGCTGACCTTTGCCGTGCCGCTGGAGGGCGGGCAGCTGGCCTGGCTGGTCGTGCAGATGCTGTTGCTGAGTTTCTGCCTCAACGCCGTGCTGCCGCAGCTCGAGGTGCTGACGCTCAACCACCTGTATCGCCGCGAGGGTGACTATGGCGTGATCCGCCTGTGGGGCTCGGTCGGCTTCGTGCTGGCGGTGCTGGTGCTGGGTCCGGTTCTGGACCAGACCGGCCTGAAGCCGGTGCCGTGGCTGATTGCCGGCCTCCTGCTGGCCATGGGCCTGCTGAGTCTCAGCGTGCCGGATGCACGGGCGCAGGAAGAGCCGACCGGGTCGGCCGAGGGCCTGCTGCGGGTCATCCGGCGGCCCGAGGTGATTGCGCTGCTGGTGGCCTGCTTCCTGTCGCAGCTCAGCTTCGCGCCGTATTACAGCTTCTTCTCGCTGTACCTGGAGCAGCATGGCTACAGCAAGACCAGCATCGGCCTGCTGTGGAGCCTGGGCGTGATCGCCGAGGTGGGTGTGTTCGTCTACATGGCGCGGCTGCTGGGGCGCTTCGGCGCTCGCAGCCTCATGCTGTGGGCGCTGGGACTGACCGCGCTGCGCTGGGCATTGCAGGTGATCTTTGTGGACCAGCTGGCGATGCTTCTGCTGATCCAGTGCCTGCACCTGGCCAGCTTCGGCGTGTATCACGCCGTATCGGTGCACCTGATCCACCAGATGTTTCGCGGCCGCCTGCAGGGGCGCGGACAGGCGTTCTACAGCGCGGTCAGCTTCGGCGCCGGCGGCGCGCTGGGCGCGCTGCTGAGCGGCCACCTGTGGGAAACGCTCTCGCCGGATTCGGTGTACTGGATGGCGGCGGTATCGGCCGCGCTCGGCTGGTGGGTGGCGTGGCGGTGGCTGAAGCTTGAAACACCGGCGCGCAACGCCGCCTGA
- a CDS encoding SCO family protein → MNKVLLVIGFAAASLILGVLLWSWQQSRLASSRLPDAQAATVLPQPRSLPAFTLTDHQGRAFGPEQLRGHWSLLFFGFTRCPDICPNTLGLLQAVSAALRQEDHPAADGLQVVFVSVDPRHDSPAALKSYVEYFDPAFLGVTGPEPELRKLTGSLYMPYTYVPVGQAGDYTVEHSGALVLLNPQAQAVAYFSPPLRAASIVDDLRRLLRS, encoded by the coding sequence ATGAACAAGGTGTTGCTCGTCATCGGCTTTGCCGCGGCCTCGCTCATCCTCGGCGTGCTGCTGTGGTCCTGGCAGCAATCGCGGCTGGCAAGCAGCCGCCTGCCCGACGCGCAGGCCGCCACCGTGCTGCCGCAGCCGCGCAGCCTGCCCGCATTCACCCTGACCGACCACCAGGGGCGGGCCTTCGGGCCCGAACAGCTGCGCGGACACTGGAGCCTGCTGTTCTTCGGCTTCACCCGCTGCCCCGACATCTGCCCCAACACGCTGGGCCTGCTGCAGGCGGTCAGCGCTGCGCTGCGCCAGGAAGACCATCCGGCCGCCGACGGGCTGCAGGTGGTGTTCGTTTCGGTGGACCCGCGGCACGACAGCCCTGCGGCGCTGAAAAGCTACGTCGAATACTTCGACCCGGCCTTCCTCGGCGTCACCGGCCCGGAGCCCGAGCTGCGAAAACTCACCGGCAGTCTGTACATGCCCTACACCTATGTGCCGGTCGGCCAGGCTGGCGATTACACGGTCGAACACAGCGGGGCGCTGGTGCTGCTGAATCCGCAGGCCCAGGCCGTGGCCTATTTCTCACCACCGCTGCGCGCCGCATCGATCGTGGATGACCTGCGCCGCCTGCTACGGAGCTAG
- a CDS encoding copper chaperone PCu(A)C, with amino-acid sequence MVNEIACLLFGMNCAAVVPECAGLRVEDPWVREAPPGAEVQAAYMTLVNDGGRELILTGVAAPAFARAEFHRMWFEGDRMRMEPLPTLAVPAHGRVALEPGGDHVMLYKPDQRLRPGDTVHLRLQCGEGKTFVEAPVRRAGVAESESHHSH; translated from the coding sequence ATGGTCAACGAGATTGCCTGCCTGCTGTTCGGAATGAATTGCGCCGCCGTGGTGCCGGAATGCGCCGGACTGCGCGTGGAGGACCCCTGGGTTCGGGAGGCGCCGCCGGGTGCCGAGGTGCAGGCTGCCTACATGACCCTGGTCAATGACGGCGGCCGCGAACTGATCCTGACCGGCGTCGCCGCGCCGGCATTCGCCCGCGCCGAGTTCCATCGCATGTGGTTCGAGGGCGACCGCATGCGCATGGAACCGCTGCCCACGCTGGCCGTGCCGGCGCACGGCCGCGTGGCCCTGGAGCCCGGCGGCGACCATGTCATGCTGTACAAACCCGACCAGCGCCTGCGGCCGGGAGACACGGTGCACCTCCGGCTGCAGTGCGGCGAGGGCAAGACCTTCGTCGAAGCCCCGGTGCGCCGCGCCGGCGTCGCCGAATCCGAATCCCATCACAGCCACTGA
- the prmB gene encoding 50S ribosomal protein L3 N(5)-glutamine methyltransferase: MPDTARLARELRSARDLITWGARELARAGLHYGHGTDNAEDEAIQLVLHAAGLGYDASDAALAAELPEGARRQAIELIERRIRERKPAPYLTGIAHYGGLSFEVDERVLIPRSSILELIEAGFHPWLTEQEPARMLDLCTGSGCLAILSALAFPHARVDATDISEDALAVAAANVRRHGLTDRVQLYRADVYDGLPPAQYDLIISNPPYVGADEMATLPPEYRHEPRIALEAPEEGLAIVRRILEGALERLTDNGLLVVEVGNSEGPAYERWPDLPLTWVDFERSEGGVFIIGAQDLKQWTG, from the coding sequence ATGCCCGACACCGCCCGGCTGGCCCGTGAACTGCGCAGCGCGCGCGACCTCATCACCTGGGGCGCGAGGGAACTGGCACGTGCCGGCCTGCACTACGGCCACGGTACCGACAATGCCGAGGACGAAGCCATCCAGCTGGTGCTGCATGCGGCTGGCCTCGGCTACGACGCCAGCGACGCCGCGCTGGCGGCCGAGCTGCCGGAGGGCGCGCGCCGCCAGGCCATCGAGCTCATCGAGCGCCGCATCCGCGAGCGCAAGCCGGCGCCGTATCTCACTGGCATCGCCCACTACGGTGGCCTGAGCTTCGAGGTGGACGAGCGGGTGCTGATCCCGCGCTCCTCCATCCTCGAGCTGATCGAGGCGGGCTTCCATCCCTGGCTGACCGAGCAGGAGCCGGCGCGCATGCTGGATCTGTGCACCGGCAGCGGCTGCCTGGCGATCCTGTCTGCACTGGCCTTCCCGCATGCACGGGTGGATGCCACGGACATCTCCGAAGACGCGCTGGCAGTGGCGGCGGCCAATGTGCGACGGCATGGCCTGACCGATCGCGTGCAGCTGTACCGGGCCGACGTCTACGACGGCCTGCCGCCGGCGCAGTACGACCTGATCATCAGCAATCCGCCTTATGTGGGCGCGGACGAGATGGCGACGCTGCCGCCGGAGTACCGCCACGAGCCGCGCATCGCGCTTGAAGCGCCGGAGGAGGGGCTGGCGATCGTCCGGCGCATCCTCGAAGGCGCACTTGAACGCCTCACCGACAACGGCCTGCTGGTGGTCGAAGTCGGCAACAGCGAGGGCCCGGCCTACGAGCGCTGGCCGGACCTGCCGCTCACCTGGGTGGATTTCGAGCGCAGCGAGGGTGGGGTGTTTATAATCGGCGCCCAGGACTTGAAGCAATGGACAGGCTAG
- the epmB gene encoding EF-P beta-lysylation protein EpmB — MIPQTLSPLQPAAWQAVLRDAISDPAELLQLLELDEELDRVTATSGFPLRVPRGFVARMRKRDRNDPLLQQVLPLRRELDEAPGYATDAVGDLAAIRTGGVVHKYRGRALLIATGACAVHCRYCFRRHFPYEQINASRHGWRAALDTLASDPSLEEVILSGGDPLSLSDRRLADLAQALDGIPHLRRLRVHTRLPVVVPERVDEALLAWLARGRLQRVLVVHVNHAQEIDAAVAGAFRRLADSGITLLNQSVLLRGINDDARILAELSERLFDCRVMPYYLHLLDRVRGAAHFDVAEDRAVGIMRALAARLPGYLVPRLVQEQAGEPNKLPVAW, encoded by the coding sequence ATGATACCCCAGACCCTTTCGCCGCTGCAGCCTGCCGCCTGGCAGGCGGTGCTGCGCGACGCCATTAGCGACCCCGCCGAGCTGCTGCAGCTGCTTGAACTGGACGAGGAACTCGACCGGGTGACCGCGACCAGTGGCTTCCCGCTGCGGGTGCCGCGGGGATTCGTCGCCCGCATGCGCAAGCGCGACCGCAACGATCCACTGCTGCAACAGGTGCTGCCGCTGCGCCGCGAACTCGACGAGGCGCCCGGCTATGCCACGGACGCCGTCGGCGACCTGGCCGCCATCCGCACTGGCGGCGTCGTGCACAAATACCGGGGACGCGCGCTGTTGATCGCCACCGGCGCCTGCGCCGTGCACTGTCGTTACTGCTTCCGGCGTCACTTTCCGTACGAGCAAATCAATGCCTCACGCCACGGCTGGCGCGCGGCGCTGGATACGCTCGCCTCGGATCCCAGTCTGGAGGAGGTCATCCTGTCCGGCGGCGACCCCCTGTCGCTGTCCGACCGGCGGCTGGCCGATCTCGCGCAAGCGCTGGACGGGATACCCCATCTGCGCCGACTGCGGGTACATACGCGCCTGCCGGTGGTCGTACCGGAACGGGTCGACGAGGCGCTGCTGGCCTGGCTGGCGCGCGGCCGTCTCCAGCGCGTGCTGGTCGTGCACGTCAACCATGCGCAGGAAATCGACGCTGCCGTCGCCGGCGCCTTCCGGCGCCTGGCGGATAGCGGCATTACCCTGCTCAACCAGTCGGTTTTATTGCGCGGTATCAATGATGACGCGCGGATACTTGCGGAACTGAGTGAACGGCTTTTCGACTGCCGGGTAATGCCCTACTATCTGCACCTGCTCGACCGGGTGCGCGGCGCCGCGCACTTCGACGTGGCTGAAGACCGCGCGGTCGGGATCATGCGCGCGCTGGCAGCGCGCCTGCCCGGCTATCTGGTACCCCGCCTGGTGCAGGAAC
- a CDS encoding LysR family transcriptional regulator: MDTQFLKAFVEVAESASFSRAAEALHLSQPAVSKRIAALEAQLGRPLFDRIGREVHLTEAGQTLLPHARRVLQEIEDSRRALTRLSGRVSGRLSIGTSHHIGLHRLPPVLRAYVHQYPDVDLDIHFMDSEEACLAVEQGKLELGIVTLPPEPLPRLEQREIWPDPMSIVVAPNHPLARQKKIGVRNLAGYPALLPDEKTYTHGIVKKAFNALGLEPRVRLATNYLETLKMLVSIGLGWSALPDSMADETIVRLKVPEIRLARRLGVVWHERRSLSNAAEALLGSLR; the protein is encoded by the coding sequence ATGGACACGCAATTCCTCAAGGCCTTCGTCGAAGTCGCTGAATCCGCATCTTTTTCCCGCGCTGCCGAGGCACTGCACCTGAGCCAGCCGGCAGTCAGCAAGCGTATCGCCGCGCTGGAAGCGCAGCTCGGCCGGCCCCTGTTCGATCGCATCGGACGCGAAGTGCACCTGACCGAAGCAGGCCAGACCCTGCTGCCCCACGCCCGGCGCGTACTGCAGGAGATCGAGGACAGCCGCCGGGCCCTGACCCGCCTGTCCGGCAGGGTGAGCGGCCGGCTGTCCATCGGCACCAGCCACCACATCGGCCTGCACCGCCTGCCGCCAGTGCTGCGCGCCTACGTCCACCAATATCCGGATGTGGACCTGGACATCCATTTCATGGATTCGGAAGAGGCCTGCCTCGCGGTAGAACAGGGCAAACTGGAACTGGGCATCGTCACCCTGCCACCCGAACCGCTGCCGCGGCTGGAACAGCGCGAGATCTGGCCCGACCCGATGAGCATCGTGGTGGCGCCGAACCATCCGCTGGCGCGGCAGAAAAAAATCGGCGTGCGCAATCTCGCCGGCTATCCCGCCCTGCTGCCGGACGAGAAGACTTACACCCACGGCATCGTGAAAAAGGCCTTCAACGCGCTCGGCCTGGAACCGCGCGTGCGGCTGGCGACGAATTACCTCGAGACCTTGAAGATGCTGGTCAGCATCGGCCTGGGCTGGAGCGCCCTGCCCGACTCCATGGCGGACGAAACCATCGTCAGACTGAAAGTGCCGGAGATACGCCTGGCACGCCGGCTGGGTGTGGTCTGGCACGAGCGCCGCAGCCTGTCGAATGCGGCGGAAGCGCTGCTGGGCTCATTGCGCTAA
- the aroC gene encoding chorismate synthase, translating to MSGNSIGHLFVVTSFGESHGPAIGCVVDGCPPGLELSEADLQQDLDRRKPGQSKYVTQRKEPDTVRILSGVYQGRTTGTPIALLIENVDQRSYDYDKIVDVFRPNHADYAYVQKYGFRDPRGGGRASARETAVRVAAAGIAKKWLRERYGIGIHGYLAQLGPIRLEVKDLAAVNQNPFFCPDPARVPELERFIDRIRSEGDSIGARVNVVATNVPPGWGEPVYSRLDADLAAALMSINAVKGVEIGDGFAAVTQKGSEHRDEMTPQGFLSNHSGGIAGGISTGQDVVASIALKPTSSIAIPGKTINVKGEAAQVRTTGRHDPCVGIRATPIAEAMMALVLMDHALRHRAQCGDVVPSTPRIPAIKK from the coding sequence ATGTCTGGCAACAGTATTGGCCATCTGTTCGTCGTCACCAGCTTTGGCGAGAGCCACGGCCCCGCCATCGGCTGCGTGGTGGACGGCTGCCCGCCCGGGCTGGAACTGAGCGAGGCCGATCTGCAGCAGGACCTCGACCGCCGCAAGCCGGGCCAGTCGAAGTACGTCACCCAGCGCAAGGAACCGGACACGGTCCGGATCCTGTCCGGTGTGTACCAGGGGCGCACCACCGGTACGCCGATCGCGCTGCTGATCGAAAACGTGGACCAGCGCAGTTACGACTACGACAAGATCGTGGACGTGTTCCGGCCCAACCACGCCGACTACGCCTATGTACAGAAGTATGGCTTTCGCGACCCGCGCGGCGGCGGCCGCGCCTCGGCGCGCGAAACGGCGGTGCGCGTGGCCGCGGCCGGCATCGCGAAGAAGTGGCTGCGCGAACGTTACGGCATCGGGATCCACGGCTACCTGGCCCAGCTGGGCCCGATCCGCCTCGAAGTGAAGGACCTGGCGGCCGTCAACCAGAACCCGTTCTTCTGCCCGGACCCGGCGCGCGTGCCGGAGCTGGAGCGATTCATCGATAGGATCCGTAGCGAGGGCGATTCCATCGGCGCGCGGGTCAACGTGGTCGCGACGAATGTGCCGCCGGGATGGGGCGAGCCGGTCTACAGCCGGCTGGACGCCGATCTCGCCGCCGCGCTGATGAGCATCAATGCGGTCAAGGGCGTGGAGATCGGCGACGGTTTCGCCGCCGTCACGCAGAAGGGCAGCGAGCATCGCGACGAGATGACGCCGCAGGGTTTTCTGTCCAATCACTCCGGCGGCATCGCCGGCGGCATTTCCACCGGCCAGGACGTGGTGGCCAGCATCGCGCTCAAGCCGACCTCGAGCATCGCCATCCCCGGCAAGACCATCAACGTGAAGGGCGAGGCTGCCCAGGTGCGCACCACCGGCCGGCATGATCCCTGTGTCGGGATCCGCGCCACGCCGATTGCCGAGGCGATGATGGCGCTGGTGCTGATGGACCATGCGCTGCGCCACCGCGCGCAGTGCGGCGATGTCGTGCCGTCCACCCCGCGGATTCCCGCAATCAAGAAATAG
- the epmA gene encoding EF-P lysine aminoacylase EpmA — protein MSWRPSATLETLQARAALVARIRAYFAQQGVLEVDTPMLSVAGTVDPNIDSWAADSAAYGRRWLHTSPEFPMKRLLAAGSGPIYQICHVFRDGERGRLHNPEFTLLEWYRPGFDPHRLMDDIEALLAATLPAPPAAAERICYRDAVRRESGIDPFATGAASLRRGLADLGVREPAGLSAAQAADTDFWLDLLMGEVVGPRLGRERPCFIYDYPASQAALARIRDGGPPVAERFELYWQGIELANGFHELGDPAVQRRRFEADRSRRLARGQPTPPLDQKLLAALEAGLPDCAGVALGLDRLLMLSLGLPTVAETLAFSFDRA, from the coding sequence ATGAGCTGGCGGCCGTCAGCGACGCTCGAAACGCTGCAGGCGCGCGCCGCCCTGGTGGCGCGGATCCGCGCTTACTTTGCGCAGCAGGGCGTGCTCGAGGTGGATACGCCCATGCTGTCGGTGGCGGGTACGGTGGATCCGAACATCGACAGCTGGGCCGCGGATTCCGCCGCTTACGGGCGGCGATGGCTGCACACCTCCCCGGAATTCCCGATGAAGCGGCTGCTGGCCGCAGGCAGCGGGCCGATCTACCAGATCTGCCACGTGTTCCGCGACGGCGAGCGGGGTCGGCTGCACAATCCCGAGTTCACGCTGCTGGAATGGTATCGGCCGGGTTTCGACCCTCATCGGCTGATGGACGACATCGAGGCCCTGCTCGCCGCGACGCTGCCGGCGCCCCCGGCCGCGGCCGAGCGCATCTGCTATCGCGACGCCGTGCGCCGGGAAAGCGGCATCGATCCCTTCGCCACCGGCGCGGCGAGCCTGCGCCGGGGCCTGGCCGACCTCGGCGTGCGGGAGCCGGCAGGCCTGTCGGCGGCGCAGGCCGCGGACACCGATTTCTGGCTCGACCTGCTGATGGGCGAGGTGGTGGGGCCGAGGCTGGGTCGGGAGCGACCCTGCTTTATATATGACTATCCGGCCAGCCAGGCCGCGCTGGCGCGCATCCGGGACGGCGGCCCGCCGGTGGCCGAGCGCTTCGAGCTGTACTGGCAGGGCATCGAGCTGGCGAACGGCTTTCACGAACTGGGCGACCCCGCAGTGCAGCGCCGACGCTTCGAGGCCGACCGGAGCCGGCGCCTGGCGCGCGGCCAGCCGACGCCGCCGCTCGACCAAAAACTGCTGGCTGCGCTCGAGGCGGGCCTGCCGGACTGCGCCGGCGTGGCGCTCGGGCTGGATCGCCTGCTGATGCTCAGCCTGGGCTTGCCGACGGTGGCCGAAACCCTGGCCTTTTCCTTCGACCGCGCCTGA
- the asd gene encoding archaetidylserine decarboxylase (Phosphatidylserine decarboxylase is synthesized as a single chain precursor. Generation of the pyruvoyl active site from a Ser is coupled to cleavage of a Gly-Ser bond between the larger (beta) and smaller (alpha chains). It is an integral membrane protein.), whose translation MQTPAQDGASPGDRLFVALQRCLPTHLLSRVVHWFMRLEIGWLKNLVIRRFMAGFGISLDEAEIRDPTQFRSFNDFFTRALQPGARPLPADPGVPISPVDGRVYQLGRVEYGRIFQAKGQSFDATTLLGGDVQRAAPFLNGSFATIYLAPYNYHRIHAPLDCRLREMVYVPGRLFSVNPATTRALPGLFARNERVACLFDTAAGPMALVMVGALFVGSIETVWAGEITPPPRKAVDVTVYPDTGRHAVTLARGAELGRFNMGSTVILLFGPRAVEWARELGTDTPVRMGQAIGRVLGR comes from the coding sequence ATGCAGACCCCCGCCCAAGACGGCGCCAGTCCCGGCGACCGGTTGTTCGTCGCCCTGCAGCGCTGCCTGCCCACGCATCTGCTGTCGCGCGTGGTGCACTGGTTCATGCGCCTGGAAATCGGCTGGTTGAAAAACCTGGTGATCCGCCGCTTCATGGCGGGGTTCGGCATCAGTCTCGACGAGGCTGAGATCAGGGACCCGACGCAGTTCCGCAGCTTCAACGACTTCTTCACCCGCGCCCTGCAACCCGGCGCGCGTCCGCTGCCGGCGGATCCCGGCGTGCCGATTTCACCGGTGGACGGTCGCGTTTACCAGCTGGGGCGGGTCGAATACGGTCGCATCTTCCAGGCCAAGGGCCAGTCCTTCGACGCCACGACGCTGCTCGGCGGCGACGTGCAGCGCGCCGCGCCCTTTCTCAACGGCAGCTTCGCGACCATTTATCTTGCGCCCTACAACTATCACCGCATCCACGCCCCGCTGGACTGCCGCCTGCGTGAAATGGTCTATGTGCCGGGCCGGCTGTTCAGCGTGAATCCGGCCACCACCCGCGCGTTGCCGGGCCTGTTCGCACGCAACGAGCGCGTGGCCTGCCTGTTCGATACGGCTGCCGGTCCGATGGCCCTGGTGATGGTCGGCGCGCTGTTCGTCGGCTCGATCGAAACCGTCTGGGCCGGCGAGATCACACCGCCGCCGCGCAAGGCCGTCGATGTCACGGTGTATCCCGACACCGGCCGCCATGCGGTCACACTGGCCCGCGGTGCAGAACTCGGCCGCTTCAACATGGGTTCGACCGTGATTCTGCTGTTCGGGCCGCGCGCGGTGGAATGGGCCCGCGAACTGGGCACGGATACGCCCGTGCGCATGGGCCAGGCGATCGGGCGCGTCCTGGGCCGCTAG
- the efp gene encoding elongation factor P produces MTTYSTNQFRAGLKIILDGDPYTIVENEFVKPGKGQAFNRVKVRNLKTGRVIERTFKSGDSVEGADVMDVEMQYLYADGQFWHFMDPQSFEQLQADKTAVGDADIWLKEQDMCTITLWNGVPLQVTPPNFVELKIVETDPGVRGDTSGGGGKPAKLETGAVVRVPLFVQQGEVIKVDTRSGEYLSRVSK; encoded by the coding sequence ATGACGACCTACAGCACCAACCAGTTCCGCGCGGGCCTCAAGATCATCCTCGACGGCGATCCCTACACCATCGTCGAAAACGAATTCGTCAAGCCGGGCAAGGGCCAGGCCTTCAACCGCGTCAAGGTGCGCAACCTCAAGACCGGCCGCGTAATCGAGCGTACCTTCAAGTCCGGCGACTCGGTGGAGGGCGCCGACGTGATGGACGTGGAGATGCAGTATCTCTACGCCGATGGCCAGTTCTGGCACTTCATGGACCCGCAGAGTTTCGAGCAGCTGCAGGCCGACAAGACGGCGGTCGGCGATGCCGACATCTGGCTCAAGGAGCAGGACATGTGCACGATCACGCTGTGGAACGGCGTGCCGTTGCAGGTCACGCCGCCGAATTTCGTCGAACTCAAGATCGTCGAAACCGATCCCGGCGTACGGGGCGACACCTCCGGCGGCGGCGGCAAGCCGGCCAAGCTCGAGACCGGCGCCGTGGTGCGCGTGCCGCTGTTCGTGCAGCAGGGTGAGGTCATCAAGGTGGACACCCGCAGCGGCGAGTATCTCTCGCGCGTGTCCAAGTAA